Proteins encoded together in one Bacillota bacterium window:
- a CDS encoding MerR family transcriptional regulator: MAEGDDRLPVYPMRVVCGMTGLTERQIRYWEKLGLLSPARTPGEQRLFSQADVERLKHVKRLKESGIPLRSIRTRLSRFAGPLAGPVPIKGARVDNGWPYEDARSRFGVIPMPPEARPDRQQVPRKAR, translated from the coding sequence TTGGCCGAGGGTGATGACCGTCTGCCCGTCTATCCCATGCGTGTAGTCTGCGGCATGACCGGGCTGACCGAGCGCCAGATCAGGTACTGGGAGAAGCTGGGGCTTTTGAGCCCGGCCCGTACGCCAGGAGAGCAGCGCCTGTTCTCCCAGGCGGATGTGGAGCGTTTGAAGCACGTCAAACGCCTCAAGGAGAGTGGGATACCGCTGCGCAGCATCAGGACCAGGCTGAGCCGCTTCGCGGGACCGCTGGCAGGTCCGGTTCCCATCAAGGGCGCGCGCGTGGATAACGGCTGGCCGTACGAGGACGCCCGGTCGCGGTTCGGTGTCATACCGATGCCGCCGGAGGCCCGGCCGGACCGGCAGCAGGTTCCGCGTAAGGCGCGCTGA
- the glnA gene encoding type I glutamate--ammonia ligase: protein MPRLTKEDVLALAREEAVTEVRLQFTDILGVIKNVAIPADQLPKALDGQVLFDGSSIEGFVRIEESDMLLVPDPGTFVLLPWSEDGSRVARLMCDVYNPDGTPFAGCPRLALKRVVAEAEAMGYTMNAGVEAEFFLFQRDPDGRGTTRTHDQASYFDLAPVDRGEDARHDMVLALEKMGFEVEASHHEVAPAQHEIDFKYADALTTADNLATFRWAVRRIALKHGLHATFMPKPIFGINGSGMHTHQSLFRANGNAFFDPGTPSQLSHVCMHYIGGLMAHAKGLTAICNPLVNSYKRLVPGYEAPVYIAWADRNRSPLIRVPARRGLSTRVEFRSPDPSCNPYLALAVMLKAGLDGIKKRIQPPAPQNRNLYHMTPDEREMLGVDTLPGTLWDALQELDRDPIVQEALGEHIYHRFRDAKVIEWNAYRTQVHPWELEQYLQVF, encoded by the coding sequence ATGCCGAGGCTTACAAAGGAAGATGTTCTGGCTCTGGCCAGGGAAGAAGCCGTGACCGAGGTACGCTTACAATTCACTGACATCCTGGGCGTTATCAAGAACGTGGCCATCCCCGCGGACCAGTTGCCCAAGGCTCTGGATGGGCAGGTGCTGTTTGACGGATCGTCCATCGAGGGGTTTGTGCGCATCGAGGAATCGGACATGCTGCTGGTGCCCGATCCGGGCACCTTCGTGCTGCTGCCCTGGTCGGAGGACGGCAGCCGCGTTGCCCGCCTCATGTGCGATGTCTACAACCCCGACGGAACTCCCTTCGCCGGCTGCCCTCGCCTGGCGCTGAAGCGGGTGGTCGCCGAGGCTGAGGCCATGGGATACACCATGAACGCGGGGGTGGAAGCGGAGTTTTTCCTCTTCCAGCGGGATCCCGACGGGCGGGGGACCACCCGCACCCACGACCAGGCGTCCTACTTCGACCTGGCCCCTGTGGATCGGGGCGAGGATGCCCGCCACGACATGGTGCTGGCCCTGGAGAAGATGGGATTTGAAGTGGAGGCTTCCCACCACGAGGTGGCCCCCGCCCAGCACGAGATAGACTTCAAGTACGCCGATGCCCTCACCACCGCCGACAACCTGGCCACCTTCCGATGGGCGGTGAGGCGGATCGCCTTGAAGCACGGCCTGCACGCCACCTTTATGCCCAAGCCCATCTTCGGCATCAACGGTTCCGGGATGCACACCCACCAATCTCTGTTCCGGGCCAACGGGAACGCCTTCTTCGATCCGGGCACGCCCAGCCAGCTGAGTCATGTATGCATGCACTATATTGGCGGGTTGATGGCCCACGCCAAAGGGCTGACGGCCATCTGCAACCCCCTGGTCAACTCTTACAAGCGGCTGGTGCCGGGATACGAGGCGCCCGTGTACATCGCCTGGGCGGACCGCAACCGCAGTCCCCTCATCCGGGTACCTGCGCGGCGCGGCCTCAGCACCCGCGTCGAGTTCCGCAGCCCCGATCCCTCCTGCAACCCGTACCTCGCCCTGGCGGTCATGCTCAAGGCCGGGCTGGACGGGATCAAGAAGCGTATCCAGCCGCCTGCTCCCCAAAACCGCAACCTGTACCACATGACGCCGGACGAGCGGGAGATGCTGGGAGTCGATACCCTCCCCGGTACCCTGTGGGATGCTTTACAGGAGCTCGACCGCGATCCCATCGTTCAGGAGGCCCTGGGAGAGCACATCTACCACCGGTTCCGCGACGCCAAGGTCATCGAGTGGAACGCCTATCGCACCCAGGTCCATCCCTGGGAGCTGGAGCAGTACCTCCAGGTCTTCTGA